Proteins from a genomic interval of Lolium perenne isolate Kyuss_39 chromosome 1, Kyuss_2.0, whole genome shotgun sequence:
- the LOC127326589 gene encoding SNAP25 homologous protein SNAP32: MSGARSYFTSKKKAAATSNGASSRNPFDSDSDDGGATQQRPPARASSAPIPAADQRGALFAGGAEERTGPSSGFASSSSAAARSRYRNDFRDSGGVDGQSVQELEGYAAYKAEETTQRVDGCLRIAEEMRETASKTLFTVHQQGQQIRRTHAMAQDIDQDLSRGEKLLGDLGGLFSKTWKPKKNGAIKGPMLTRDDSFIRKGNHLEQRQNLGLTGRPRRSKSREALSEPTTGLQKVEVEKAKQDDALSDLSDILTELKGMAVDMGSEIGRQTSDLGHAEKDFDELNYRVKGANTRTRRLLGR, encoded by the exons ATGAGCGGCGCCAGGTCCTACTTCACATCCAAGAAGAAGGCCGCCGCCACCAGCAACGGCGCCTCCTCCCGGAACCCCTTCGACTCGGACTCGGACGACGGCGGGGCGACGCAGCAGAGGCCGCCGGCGCGGGCCTCCTCCGCGCCCATCCCGGCCGCCGACCAGCGGGGCGCCCTCTTCGCCGGCGGCGCCGAGGAGAGGACCGGGCCCTCCTCGGGgttcgcctcctcctcctcggcggccgCCAGGAGCCGCTACAGGAACGACTTCCGCGACTCCGGCGGCGTGGACGGCCAGTCCGTGCAGGAGCTCGAGGGCTACGCGGCCTACAAGGCCGAGGAGACCACGCAGCGGGTCGACGGCTGCCTCAGGATCGCCGAGGAGATGCGGGAGACCGCGTCCAAGACCCTCTTCACCGTCCACCAGCAGGGCCAGCAGATCAGGCGCACCCACGCCATGGCCCAAGACATCGACCAGGATCTATCCAGG GGGGAAAAGCTGCTAGGGGATCTTGGAGGTTTGTTTTCCAAGACTTGGAAGCCCAAGAAGAATGGCGCAATCAAGGGTCCTATGCTAACCAGAG ACGATTCCTTCATACGCAAGGGCAACCATTTGGAGCAAAGGCAAAATTTGGGGCTGACAGGTCGTCCACGTCGGTCCAAATCACGAGAAGCCCTTTCTGAACCTACCACAGGGCTCCAGAAAGTTGAG GTGGAGAAGGCAAAGCAGGACGATGCCCTATCTGATCTCAGCGACATACTGACGGAGCTGAAAGGCATGGCCGTTGACATGGGATCTGAGATTGGCAG GCAAACAAGCGACTTGGGTCATGCAGAGAAGGACTTCGACGAACTTAACTATAGGGTCAAGGGGGCAAACACTCGAACCCGCCGTCTGCTTGGGAGATAA